A genome region from Panicum virgatum strain AP13 chromosome 4K, P.virgatum_v5, whole genome shotgun sequence includes the following:
- the LOC120701803 gene encoding uncharacterized protein LOC120701803, which yields MDSTAASAKRARRAPPAAGDADRISGLDDDVLLRVLELVGDARDAVRTGALSRRWLGLWARAPVLRFASSGPVPTAAGGGEEHRAALERYVSFVNGVLARRARSGCAVECLAISYTKTDAARNPERLLQAAYVDAAQGWIRYAFEHGVKSFAVDLRVPPKLDEDGNEPARLETMRLALGGAGLQLPTAMKFASLTDLSLERIEIARGGAHLLGRLVSPANCPRLQKLRMSKLRLPSPDEGMQIDADVLSELWVEGVNVRSLELRTPSLRVLHIDICSHEQLRVSAPRLEEATFFQRSCPPPRLEVDGDLAHVRSLKLYLMAHRPPDSYSDSDSDSDSNSDSDEAENDTNTLHVNDTSILLLKHCSSLTCLDVILGGRKVCKDDVDMIKSSVPHLAHVTSLTVNVSDVFERHDFGAGVASLLTRFKNLRHLSLHLPLFVSLLYDYDPREALDQCDHPDHWASHEISMTDLQEVELTGLTGTDCELWFMKAVLTSAGGLRKVAATFNPKCKQPERKMDAFESMLLDQGMWTSHREAFTLINTSMNL from the exons ATGGATtccacggcggcgagcgcgaaaCGCGCGAGGCGAGCGCCACCGGCTGCCGGTGACGCTGACCGGATCAGCGGCCTCGACGACGACGTGCTCCTCCGCGTCCTCGAGCTAGTGGGCGACGCGAGGGACGCGGTGCGCACGGGCGCGCTCTCGCGGAGGTGGCTCGGCCTCTGGGCGCGCGCCCCCGTGCTCCGCTTCGCCTCCTCCGGGCCGGTgcccacggcggccggcggcggcgaggaacacCGCGCCGCCTTGGAGCGGTACGTCTCCTTCGTGAACGGCGTCCTTGCCCGGCGTGCCCGATCCGGCTGCGCCGTCGAGTGCCTGGCGATCTCGTACACCAAGACGGACGCTGCGCGCAACCCGGAACGGTTGCTGCAGGCGGCGTACGTCGACGCCGCACAAGGCTGGATCCGGTACGCTTTTGAGCACGGCGTCAAGTCTTTTGCTGTGGACCTGCGCGTGCCTCCAAAACTTGATGAGGACGGGAACGA GCCTGCGAGGTTGGAGACCATGCGCTTGGCACTAGGCGGCGCAGGACTCCAGCTCCCTACCGCCATGAAATTTGCATCGCTCACGGATCTCTCGCTCGAAAGGATCGAGAtcgcacgcggcggcgctcacctCCTTGGCCGCCTCGTGTCGCCGGCGAACTGCCCGCGCCTGCAGAAGCTGCGCATGAGCAAGCTTCGCCTCCCTTCTCCCGATGAAGGGATGCAGATCGACGCCGATGTGCTTTCGGAGCTCTGGGTGGAGGGTGTCAACGTGAGGTCGCTGGAATTGAGGACTCCTAGCCTCCGGGTCCTGCACATAGACATCTGCAGCCACGAGCAGCTTAGGGTATCGGCTCCAAGGCTGGAAGAAGCCACATTCTTCCAACGAAGCTGTCCGCCTCCGAGGCTGGAGGTGGATGGTGACTTGGCGCACGTACGAAGCCTCAAGCTCTATCTGATGGCACATCGTCCCCCTGATTCTTATTCTGATTCTGACTCTGACTCTGACTCTAACTCTGATTCTGACGAGGCCGAGAACGATACTAACACACTCCACGTCAACGATACTAGCATACTCCTCCTCAAGCACTGTAGCTCACTCACCTGCCTTGACGTGATTCTTGGAGGTCGAAAG GTATGCAAGGATGACGTGGACATGATAAAAAGTAGTGTACCACACCTCGCTCATGTCACATCTCTGACCGTTAATGTTTCTGATGTGTTCGAGCGGCATGACTTTGGTGCTGGCGTGGCAAGCCTCCTCACCCGATTCAAAAATCTTAGACACCTCAGCCTCCATTTACCCTTGTTTGTTAGCCTG TTATATGATTATGATCCACGTGAAGCATTAGATCAATGTGATCACCCAGACCATTGGGCATCCCATGAGATTTCCATGACTGACCTACAGGAAGTAGAGCTTACCGGATTGACAGGAACTGATTGTGAACTCTGGTTCATGAAAGCCGTGCTAACAAGTGCCGGAGGACTACGTAAAGTGGCTGCAACTTTCAACCCCAAGTGTAAGCAACCTGAGCGCAAGATGGATGCATTTGAGAGTATGCTACTTGATCAAGGAATGTGGACTTCCCACCGCGAGGCATTTACACTTATTAATACGAGCATGAACTTGTAA
- the LOC120702703 gene encoding probable 2-oxoglutarate-dependent dioxygenase ANS: METAAPARVQALAETGVSRLPAQYIQPPEHRPAHPSSSPVPAALSVPVVDLSSPTAADAVRAACADWGAFHVVGHGVPGELLDAVRGAGLAFFRAPMEDKLRFACDPARGAAAEGYGSRMLANDDSVLDWRDYFDHHTLPESRRDPAHWPDFVPGYRDTIVKYSNSMKDLAQRLLHIISGSLNLPPSYIEEAIGVVYQNITISYYSPCPQPDLALGLQSHSDMGAITLLIQDDVGGLEVLKDGMWIPVAPLPDGILVILADQTEIITNGRYKSSVHRAVVNAERARLSVATFYDPSKSRKICTAPQLVSKDEPQKYRDVIYGDYVSSWYSKGPEGKRNIDALLIQP; the protein is encoded by the exons atggaaaccgccgcgccggcgcgcgtCCAGGCCCTCGCCGAGACCGGCGTGTCCCGCCTCCCGGCGCAGTACATCCAGCCGCCCGAGCACCGCCCGGCCCACCCATCGTCCTCCCCCGTCCCCGCCGCGCTCTCCGTCCCGGTGGTCGACCTCTCGTCCCCCACCGCGGCCGACGCCGTCCGCGCCGCGTGCGCGGACTGGGGCGCCTTCCACGTGGTCGGGCACGGCGTGCCCGGGGAGCTCCTCGACGCGGTGCGCGGGGCCGGGCTCGCCTTCTTCCGCGCGCCCATGGAGGACAAGCTCCGGTTCGCGTGCGACCCggccaggggcgccgccgcggaggggtACGGCAGCCGCATGCTCGCCAACGACGACTCCGTGCTCGACTGGCGCGACTACTTCGATCACCACACGCTCCCGGAGTCCCGCCGTGACCCCGCCCACTGGCCCGATTTCGTCCCCGGATACAG GGATACTATTGTGAAATACAGCAACAGCATGAAAGATCTTGCTCAAAGATTGCTGCATATCATCTCTGGAAGTCTGAACCTGCCACCATCTTATATAGAAGAGGCGATTGGAGTAGTTTATCAGAATATCACCATTAGCTACTATTCTCCTTGTCCACAACCAGACCTTGCTCTTGGATTGCAATCTCATTCTGATATGGGTGCAATAACGCTTCTGATACAAGATGATGTGGGTGGCCTCGAGGTATTGAAGGATGGAATGTGGATACCTGTGGCTCCGTTGCCTGATGGTATCCTTGTCATTTTGGCTGACCAGACAGAG ATCATCACCAATGGAAGATACAAGAGCTCTGTTCATCGAGCTGTTGTCAATGCTGAACGTGCCCGCTTGTCAGTGGCGACATTCTATGACCCATCAAAGTCAAGGAAAATATGCACTGCCCCACAGCTTGTGAGCAAGGATGAGCCACAAAAGTATCGGGATGTAATCTACGGTGACTATGTCTCATCTTGGTATAGCAAAGGTCCAGAGGGCAAGCGCAACATTGACGCCCTTCTGATTCAGCCATAG
- the LOC120701802 gene encoding uncharacterized protein LOC120701802: MAAAAGPAADAMQKFPDGAHVRLRSRVHGGYLHADEDGAGISLRWLRRRSANAAWRVQRILHDGTNCVLLHSAAYGRYLAASPDPAPPGHRGHRVVQGDYGEEEGVDPVLWKPVGSGHAGYVLLRHVSYRLLRANGRYRRWHAGVSVDDFDNQSTMMHWKVEVIPPRPGPPVLVPPPRINREGFRGLFLLREPAMLQRTIRYVEADNQGNFNLNPNGWATFQFHGRSMFNLRWEVATHLGLALFFFRVIVCVRAGQYGQPTPLVIDLPRNEETLDVVAVIADTPAAQALRYPDVDAH; this comes from the exons atggccgccgccgccgggccggcgGCCGACGCGATGCAGAAGTTCCCCGACGGGGCGCACGTGCGGCTGCGGAGCCGCGTGCACGGCGGGTACCTCCACGCCGACGAGGACGGGGCGGGCATCTCCCTGCGCTGGCTCCGCCGCAGGTCGGCGAACGCGGCGTGGCGGGTGCAGCGCATCCTGCACGACGGCACCAACTGCgtcctcctccacagcgccgccTACGGCCGGTACCTCGCGGCCTCGCCCGacccggcgccgccggggcaCCGCGGCCACCGCGTCGTCCAGGGGGActacggcgaggaggagggcgtgGACCCCGTCCTCTGGAAGCCCGTGGGCTCGGGGCACGCCGGCTACGTCCTGCTGCGCCACGTCTCCtaccgcctcctccgcgccaacggCAGGTACCGCCGCTGGCACGCCGGCGTCTCCGTCGACGACTTCGACAACCAGAGCACGATGATGCATTGGAAGGTCGAGGTCATCCCCCCGAGACCCGGGCCGCCGGTCCTCGTACCTCCACCTCGG ATTAATCGAGAAGGCTTCCGCGGCCTGTTCCTCCTGCGCGAGCCCGCGATGCTTCAGCGAACGATCCGGTACGTGGAGGCGGACAATCAAGGCAACTTCAACCTGAACCCGAACGGCTGGGCCACGTTCCAGTTCCATGGCCGGTCCATGTTCAACCTGAGATGGGAGGTGGCGACCCATCTGGGCCTTGCGCTCTTCTTCTTCCGCGTCATTGTGTGCGTCCGAGCCGGCCAGTACGGGCAGCCGACCCCGCTGGTCATCGACTTGCCTCGCAACGAGGAGACCTTGGACGTCGTCGCCGTCATTGCCGATACACCAG CCGCTCAGGCGTTGAGGtacccagatgttgatgcacaCTGA